TGTGCGATTTCGTAGGAGAACGCCGGGTCGTAGGCCACAGCCGCCGGGTTGGTCGACGCCAGCAGCAGCGAATGACCATCGGCGTGCTGCAGACCCTCACCGGTCAGGGTGGTGCGGCCGGCGGTGGCACCGAGGACGAACCCACGAGCCATCTGGTCCGCGGCAGCCCACAGGCCGTCGCCGGTGCGCTGGAAACCGAACATCGAGTAGAAGATGTACAGCGGGATCATGACCTCGCCGTGCGTGGCGTACGAGGTACCGACCGCGGTGAACGACGATGTCGAGCCGGCCTCGTTGATGCCCTCGTGCAGGATCTGACCGACCGAGCTCTCCTTGTAGGCGAGCATCAGCTCCGAGTCCACCGAGGTGTACAGCTGGCCGTTGCGGTTGTAGATCTTCAGCGACGGGAACCACGAGTCCATGCCGAACGTGCGGGCCTCGTCGGGGATAATCGGCACGATTCGGTGGCCGATCTCCTTGTCTCGCAACAGCTCTTTCATGACGCGCACGAGCGCCATGGTGGTGGCGACTTCCTGCTTGCCGGAGCCCTTGCGGAGTGTCTTGTACGTGTCGTCGCTCGGCTGCGGCAGCGGCTTGACGTCGACGCGCCGCTCAGGGACGAATCCGCCGAGCTTGGCACGCCGATCGAGCATGTACTGGATCTCGGGAGCGTCCGCACCGGGGTGGTAGTACGGCGGCATGTAGGGATCCTTCTCGAGCTCCTCGTCGGAGATCGGGATGTGCTGAATGTCGCGGAACGTCTTGAGATCGTCCAGCGTCAGCTTCTTCATCTGGTGCGTGGCATTGCGACCCTCGAAGTGCTTGCCGAGGGTGTAGCCCTTGATGGTGTGCGCCAGGATGACCGTCGGCTGGCCCTTGTGTGCCATCGCTGCCGCGTAGGCAGCGTGCACCTTGCGGTAGTCGTGGCCGCCGCGCTTGAGATTCCAGATCTCGGCGTCGGACAGATCCGCTACGAGCTCTTTGGTGCGGGGATCGCGGCCGAAGAAGTTGTCGCGGACGTAGCTGCCGTCGTTGGCCTTGTACGTCTGGAAGTCACCGTCGGGGGTGGTGTTCATGAGGTTGACGAGCGCGCCGTCGCGGTCCTTGTGCAGCAGCGAGTCCCACTCGCGGCCCCAGACGACCTTGATGACGTTCCAGCCGGCTCCGCGGAAGAACGACTCCAGTTCCTGGATGATCTTGCCGTTACCGCGCACCGGGCCGTCGAGACGCTGCAGGTTGCAGTTGACGACGAACGTGAGGTTGTCCAGACCCTCGGTCGCAGCGACGTGCGCAAGTCCACGTGATTCCGGCTCGTCCATCTCGCCGTCGCCGAGGTACGCCCACACGTGCTGATCGGAGGTGTCCTTGATGCCGCGGTCGTTCAGGTAATGGTTGAAGCGAGCCTGGTAGATGGCGTTCATCGGGCCGAGGCCCATCGACACCGTCGGGAACTCCCAGAAATCCTGCATCAGACGCGGGTGCGGGTACGACGGCAGTCCACCGCCCTCGGACTCGTGGCTGGCCTCCTGACGGAAGCCGTCCATGCGCTCGGCCGGGATACGGCCCTCGAGGAACGCGCGGGCATAGATGCCGGGGGAGGCGTGACCCTGGATGAAGATGTGGTCGCCGCCGCCCGGGTGATCCTTGCCGCGGAAGAAGTGGTTGAAGCCGACCTCGTAGAGCGCTGCGGAGGACGCGTAGGTGGAGATGTGTCCGCCGACGCCGACGCCGGGACGCTGCGCGCGGTGCACCATGATGGCCGCGTTCCAGCGGATCCAGGCACGGTAGCGGCGTTCCATCGACTCGTCGCCGGGAAACCACGGCTCGTTCTCGGTGGGGATCGTGTTGACGTAATCCGTAGACGTCAAGGACGGCAGCGCAACCCGGCGCTCGCCGGCGCGCTCGAGCAACCTGAGCATCAGGTAGCGAGCGCGGTTGGGGCCGGACCTCTCCAACAAGCCGTCGAACGATTCGATCCACTCGTTGGTCTCGTCGTTGTCGATATCGGGCAGGTACGACGCGACACCCTCACGGATGACGCGGACCCGGCCGTCCGAGCCCTTCTTGCCTGCAGACGATGTGTTCTGCCGTTCGCCGCTGTTCACTTCGGACAACGTGTGCACTCCTCAATGTGGCGGACGCTCGGTGTGGCGCCCGGTCCCGGTAGACCCGCCCCTGTGACGGCGGTCTACTTTCCTCGTTCTCGTGATTCCTCCCCAATCCTGCTACATCTTGTTGGTTCTGGTAGTACAGAGGTCCAATACCCACCAGTAGAAATTTATGTACTCAATTTCGGCGCGGTCAGCTTGCGCGAACGGCTTCAACACTGTTCGCTTTGTCTACTGCACCCACAATTCAAGGAGGTCACCACCGTGGTCGCCGCGGCGGACGCTCAGAACTACGCTCAGAAACTTGGCATAACTCGCGACATGGTCGTACAGGAGCTGGGCTGGGACGAGGACACCGACGATGATCTGCGCGCCGACGTAGAAGATGCGATCGGTGGGGAGACCCTCGACGAGGATTCCGACGAGGTGATCGATGTTGTGCTGCTGTGGTGGCGCGACGGAGACGGTGACCTGGTCGATGCACTCATGGATGCAATCGGTCCGCTCTCGGACGATGGCATCGTGTGGGTCCTCAGCCCCAAGACCGGCATGTCCGGTCATGTCGAACCCAGCGAGATTGCCGAATCCGCCCCGACCGCAGGATTGACGCAGACCTCTGCGGCAAATCTCGGCGACTGGATCGGAAGTCGATTGGTTCAGCCCAAGACTCCTGCCACCAAGCGGTAGGCCGATGCTCGACACAGGAAGACGGTTCTAGATGCCGATCGAGGTTGGCGCGGTTGCGCCCGACTTCACCCTCAAGGACCAGAACAACCAACTGGTCACGTTGTCGTCGTACAGGAACGTGAAAAACGTTCTGCTCGTGTTCTATCCACTGGCTTTCACCGGCACGTGCCAGGGCGAGCTGTGCAAAGTGCGCGACGAGCTACCGACGTTCGAGAACGACGACACCGCGATCCTGGCGATCTCGGTGGGTCCGCCTCCGACCCACAAGATCTGGGCTGCAGAACAGGGTTACACCTTTCCGCTGCTGTCCGACTTCTGGCCACACGGTGAAGTGGCTCAGGCGTACGGCGTGTTCAACGACAGCGCAGGATTCGCCAATCGCGGAACGTTCGTCGTCGACAAGTCCGGAATCATCAGATTCGCCGAAATGAACGGTCCCGGGGAAGCCCGAGACAGTTCATCGTGGTCCGAGGCACTCGCACAGGTGAACTGACCTGCGGAATTGTAGTTAGAGATCAGACACGATAAATTTCTCCAAGCGTTCCGGTGGCCCGGGGTTGTCCCCAGGCCACCGGTACTCGGGCGTATAGCTCAGCGGTAGAGCTCTGGTTTTACACACCAGCGGTCGGGGGTTCGAACCCCTCTGCGCCCACCAATGTTTCCCCAGGTTAGAGGCTCGCGGCAGGATTAAAGCCAGTCCGGCAATCCGTGCAGTCCGCAGTGAGAATCCCTACGGTTCGTATCTGTCCGCTACCGATGTGTTCGCCCACGTTCATTCGAATGCCGCATCGAGCCGGCCTAGATCGACGCGTGGGTGCGCAAGATCGACACAGAGTCGAGCGGTAACCCGCACATCGCGCAGCAGATCGTCAACGGCACCGGCGAGGCAGCCGATCCGCTCATCGGCACTGTCAACACGGGCATGAGCAAGAACGAAGTGACTACCGCGATCGGCGACGCGACCAACTGCGCGATGCGGCGAACCGAACAGGGAAGGACCAGGACGCGATAGCTGCAAGAGTTTGTCGGTGGTCGCAACTAGTCTGGTTTCGTGACCGAAATTGCCGCAGCGGACTACCGACACCCCAAGTGCTACGCCAACACTGGGGGAGGATGCTCGACCAAGATCTCGGGCGAGCACTACATCTCTCATGGCCTGATCAAGCTCTACAGCTTCGATGATCCCAACGCGACGATCCGGCATGACAACGGCCTAGGCGTCCGGCGGTTCGTCCAGCCGAAGAAGTTCGTCGCGAATGTCCTGTGCGAGACGCACAACAACGGTTTATCGGATGCCGACAAAGCAGCTATCAAGCTTGCGACATTCCTCCGCGCAATTGCTTTGCGCTACCGGGGCGGCGCAGGCGATTGGGGAGAAGTCGAGTCGGTCGAGATCTCCGGCGATGATTTTCAGCGGTGGGTGCTGAAATTACTCCTTACGCACGCTGCGGGGAATGCCTTCGGCTCCGACGGAGTCGCGGTCGAAAGCCCGATTATCGATGACTCTATCCATCTCCTGCTCGACCGCGCAGCATGGCCTCGGACCTGGGGACTTTACGTCGCCGCTGACACCGGTCACCAGCATCTCAAGTTCGACCCCTTCTCGCGGGTCGAGACCGTAACCACCGACTGGTGTAACGCGTACCCAATGTTCGGCAACGAAGGCAACGCCATGCGGGGAGGACTCGTCGAGCTGGCGGGTGTTGGTTTCGGCTTGAGTTTGTTTAATCCGGGACGCCGGAACCGGCTGCATCGTGCTGTGGGACTGAGACGCCGCTTCGACGATCCGCGGAATCCTGCGCGAGGAACGGTCCAGAAGCCGAAGTACATTGCGTGGGTGCGCGACGGGGTCGAAAAGCGCATTAACTTCGCTTGGAACGACCAGCACGAGAACAAGAGCGTCACTTACACGATGAGGACGGCATGATCGACCCCGTATGGGCTGGCGTCGTGGGTACCGCGGTAGGCGCTGTTGCGGGTAGTGCAGCGTCCCTACTCGCTCCGCTAATCAACTGGCGAACCGAGAAGAAGCGCCTTGGCGTCGAGAAAGATAACGCGAAGGAGCTCGCGGATCACCAACACACACTCGACCTCTCGCGGATCCAGCGCGAGGCTGAAGCCTCCGAGCT
The nucleotide sequence above comes from Rhodococcoides fascians A25f. Encoded proteins:
- a CDS encoding peroxiredoxin, producing MPIEVGAVAPDFTLKDQNNQLVTLSSYRNVKNVLLVFYPLAFTGTCQGELCKVRDELPTFENDDTAILAISVGPPPTHKIWAAEQGYTFPLLSDFWPHGEVAQAYGVFNDSAGFANRGTFVVDKSGIIRFAEMNGPGEARDSSSWSEALAQVN
- a CDS encoding DUF3052 domain-containing protein, with amino-acid sequence MVAAADAQNYAQKLGITRDMVVQELGWDEDTDDDLRADVEDAIGGETLDEDSDEVIDVVLLWWRDGDGDLVDALMDAIGPLSDDGIVWVLSPKTGMSGHVEPSEIAESAPTAGLTQTSAANLGDWIGSRLVQPKTPATKR
- the aceE gene encoding pyruvate dehydrogenase (acetyl-transferring), homodimeric type, giving the protein MSEVNSGERQNTSSAGKKGSDGRVRVIREGVASYLPDIDNDETNEWIESFDGLLERSGPNRARYLMLRLLERAGERRVALPSLTSTDYVNTIPTENEPWFPGDESMERRYRAWIRWNAAIMVHRAQRPGVGVGGHISTYASSAALYEVGFNHFFRGKDHPGGGDHIFIQGHASPGIYARAFLEGRIPAERMDGFRQEASHESEGGGLPSYPHPRLMQDFWEFPTVSMGLGPMNAIYQARFNHYLNDRGIKDTSDQHVWAYLGDGEMDEPESRGLAHVAATEGLDNLTFVVNCNLQRLDGPVRGNGKIIQELESFFRGAGWNVIKVVWGREWDSLLHKDRDGALVNLMNTTPDGDFQTYKANDGSYVRDNFFGRDPRTKELVADLSDAEIWNLKRGGHDYRKVHAAYAAAMAHKGQPTVILAHTIKGYTLGKHFEGRNATHQMKKLTLDDLKTFRDIQHIPISDEELEKDPYMPPYYHPGADAPEIQYMLDRRAKLGGFVPERRVDVKPLPQPSDDTYKTLRKGSGKQEVATTMALVRVMKELLRDKEIGHRIVPIIPDEARTFGMDSWFPSLKIYNRNGQLYTSVDSELMLAYKESSVGQILHEGINEAGSTSSFTAVGTSYATHGEVMIPLYIFYSMFGFQRTGDGLWAAADQMARGFVLGATAGRTTLTGEGLQHADGHSLLLASTNPAAVAYDPAFSYEIAHIVKDGLRRMYGGTEGVEGFGGENIFYYITLYNEPYVQPAEPENLDVEGLLKGIYRFAAPQEGDGPEAQLLASGVGMVSARKARELLFEEWGVRSAVWSVTSWGELRRDGVDAERESLRNPGADKRVPFVTSALADANGPVVASSDWMRAVPDQIRQWVPGDYVTLGTDGFGFSDTRPAARRVFNVDAESIVVATLSALAASGEIDKSKAVEAAEKYKIDDVTAAPTSFADTGSA